Within Candidatus Dojkabacteria bacterium, the genomic segment ACGGTTTGCAAAATGTTGAGGCATACAATATTGCAATCGCTGGCAGCGACGGGAAAAGAAAGCTGTATATCCCTGCAAATGATGTATCTTGGGACTCAAACTCAAGCTTTACAAATGGATCTTGGAGCAAGCAGGAGGCGCAGCAGCCAGTTGAGATTGAAGCAAGAAGACTTGCAAAGATTCTAGAGAAGCTGGATAAAGTTGATCTGCTCAAAATAGATGTGGAGGGGGCAGAGTTTGAAATTTTCAAAGATATTCAGAAAAATTTAATGAAAATTAATGAAATGATTATTGAGATACATCCCGAGTCGAGACAGAGATTTAAAGAGATGACTGCTCGACTGCTAGCAGACGATTTCACGATTGAGATTTGGCAAAACGGAAAAATTGTCCGACAGCCCGACTTTAGCA encodes:
- a CDS encoding FkbM family methyltransferase, with translation MPSTKLGKLIISYINSREFHSIKNEIFNTQIYATKLQSETPIILDIGAHIGLATLYFKQQWPGGTVFAFEPNPVAFKLLEENIWQNGLQNVEAYNIAIAGSDGKRKLYIPANDVSWDSNSSFTNGSWSKQEAQQPVEIEARRLAKILEKLDKVDLLKIDVEGAEFEIFKDIQKNLMKINEMIIEIHPESRQRFKEMTARLLADDFTIEIWQNGKIVRQPDFSKLFIMKARQSA